A region from the Amycolatopsis camponoti genome encodes:
- the truA gene encoding tRNA pseudouridine(38-40) synthase TruA, giving the protein MDVSYDGTDFSGWARQPSRRTVQGVLEEALHRQPPGASVPKSVVVAGRTDAGVHATGQVVHVDVVPLASSAGRIPVSADGIPDLTRMTGRWNRLLPGDVRVLGARVAPDGFDARFSAIRRHYRYRVSDAPWGVDPLRRKDTLAWNRPLSTDAMNAAASALLGLQDFAAYCKQRDTGTTIRELQRLEWRRVDEHLLEVAVSADAFCHSMVRSLVGALLLVGDGRRAPGWPEQVLASGVRDSAVAPAHGLTLTAVDYPPDAELAARAEQTRNVRTSPAGRE; this is encoded by the coding sequence CTGGACGTCTCCTACGACGGCACGGACTTCTCCGGCTGGGCCCGGCAGCCGTCGCGACGCACGGTCCAGGGGGTCCTGGAGGAGGCGTTGCACCGGCAGCCGCCGGGGGCTTCGGTGCCGAAGTCCGTGGTGGTCGCGGGCCGCACGGACGCCGGGGTGCACGCGACGGGCCAGGTGGTGCACGTCGACGTCGTGCCGCTCGCTTCCTCGGCCGGGCGAATCCCGGTCTCCGCCGACGGCATCCCGGACCTGACCCGCATGACGGGCCGCTGGAACCGCCTCCTGCCGGGCGACGTCCGGGTGCTGGGCGCCCGGGTGGCCCCGGACGGTTTCGACGCCCGCTTCTCGGCGATCCGCCGCCACTACCGCTACCGAGTGTCCGACGCACCGTGGGGCGTGGACCCGTTGCGCCGCAAGGACACGCTGGCCTGGAACCGTCCACTCTCGACGGACGCGATGAACGCGGCGGCGTCGGCACTGCTGGGGCTGCAGGACTTCGCGGCGTACTGCAAGCAGCGCGACACGGGCACGACGATCCGCGAGCTGCAGCGCCTGGAGTGGCGCCGGGTGGACGAGCACCTGCTGGAGGTGGCGGTCTCGGCGGACGCGTTCTGCCATTCGATGGTCCGCAGCCTGGTGGGCGCCCTGCTCCTGGTGGGCGACGGCCGCCGGGCACCCGGCTGGCCGGAACAGGTCCTGGCGAGCGGAGTCCGCGACAGCGCGGTGGCCCCGGCGCACGGCCTGACGCTGACCGCGGTCGACTACCCGCCGGACGCCGAACTGGCGGCGCGGGCCGAGCAGACGCGCAACGTCCGCACCTCGCCCGCCGGTCGTGAGTGA
- the map gene encoding type I methionyl aminopeptidase, which yields MIEVKTPDELQAMRAAGLVVARTLAAVRATAKPGVSTAELDELAEQTIRDAGAVPSFKGYHGFPASICASVNDQIVHGIPAKTQVLADGDIISVDCGAILDGWHGDSAVTLAIGEVSDADLALSAATEAAMWAGIEAVSAGGRLTDISYAVQSAAERAGRDDGIEYGMIVEYGGHGIGRQMHMDPFLPNIGKPGKGPRLKPGMALAIEPMLTGGGGETRELDDGWTVVTADGSRAAHWEHTVAITEEGPWVLTAPEDS from the coding sequence ATGATCGAGGTCAAGACCCCGGACGAGCTGCAGGCGATGCGGGCTGCGGGGCTCGTCGTCGCCCGCACGCTGGCGGCGGTCCGCGCCACCGCGAAACCGGGCGTCAGCACGGCCGAGCTCGACGAGCTGGCCGAGCAGACGATCCGGGACGCCGGCGCGGTGCCGTCCTTCAAGGGCTACCACGGCTTCCCGGCGTCGATCTGCGCGTCGGTGAACGACCAGATCGTCCACGGCATCCCGGCGAAGACCCAGGTGCTGGCCGACGGCGACATCATCTCCGTCGACTGCGGGGCGATCCTCGACGGCTGGCACGGCGACTCCGCCGTCACGCTGGCCATCGGCGAGGTCTCCGACGCCGACCTGGCGCTGTCCGCGGCGACCGAGGCGGCGATGTGGGCCGGCATCGAGGCGGTCAGCGCCGGCGGCCGGTTGACCGACATCTCCTACGCCGTCCAGTCGGCCGCCGAACGCGCGGGCCGCGACGACGGCATCGAGTACGGGATGATCGTCGAGTACGGCGGTCACGGCATCGGGCGCCAGATGCACATGGACCCGTTCCTGCCGAACATCGGCAAGCCGGGCAAGGGCCCGCGGCTGAAGCCCGGCATGGCGCTGGCGATCGAGCCGATGCTGACCGGCGGCGGCGGCGAGACCCGCGAGCTGGACGACGGCTGGACGGTCGTCACGGCCGACGGCTCCCGCGCGGCCCACTGGGAGCACACCGTGGCGATCACCGAAGAAGGCCCGTGGGTTCTCACGGCTCCGGAAGACTCCTGA
- the eccE gene encoding type VII secretion protein EccE, with product MAPPARRRSSGVSLGPLPVANLVVLEVGLAVGLVLLAIDMSMKYVAIGVVGFALIVALLRWRGRWFTQWVGLTTRYSFRSHDRVAEPLPPSTVEELAAEETTVTGPDDARVNLLRIAVPDLVVAHGVDHERQQVGLAWNDGTWTAVLLVEPTPALITQAGGAPSLPLSALAPCLEDRGVVLDSIQTIWHCYPGSAALPADSPALSSYMEVLGPLPAAARRTTWVAIRLDPKRCPAAIRERGGGVVGAHRALIGALSRVRNALESQGVPTRPLDPDELLRASISAAELTSVAGSPNRVTLQERWSGVTAAGIGHASYAITGWPKGKISGSLNALTSVRALSSTLAMSISPASDEGKIGLRGVVRLSARNPRELDAADQRLRGLAERLDVNLTPLRGLQVSAFAATLPIGGTA from the coding sequence ATGGCGCCCCCCGCGCGGCGCCGCTCGTCGGGCGTGAGCCTCGGCCCGCTTCCCGTGGCGAACCTCGTCGTGCTCGAGGTCGGTCTCGCGGTCGGGCTGGTGCTGCTCGCCATCGACATGTCGATGAAGTACGTCGCGATCGGCGTCGTCGGTTTCGCCCTCATCGTCGCTCTCCTGCGCTGGCGCGGCCGCTGGTTCACCCAGTGGGTAGGCCTGACGACGCGGTATTCCTTCCGCTCGCACGACCGCGTCGCCGAGCCGCTGCCGCCGAGCACGGTCGAGGAGCTGGCCGCCGAAGAGACCACCGTGACGGGCCCGGACGACGCCCGCGTCAACCTGCTTCGCATCGCCGTGCCGGACCTCGTCGTGGCGCACGGCGTCGACCACGAGCGCCAGCAGGTCGGGCTCGCCTGGAACGACGGCACCTGGACGGCGGTGCTGCTCGTCGAGCCGACACCGGCGCTGATCACCCAGGCCGGTGGCGCGCCGAGCCTGCCGCTGTCGGCGCTCGCGCCGTGCCTCGAAGACCGCGGCGTGGTCCTCGACTCGATCCAGACGATCTGGCACTGCTACCCCGGCAGCGCGGCGCTGCCGGCGGATTCGCCCGCGCTGAGCTCCTACATGGAGGTGCTCGGGCCGCTGCCCGCGGCCGCGCGGCGGACGACGTGGGTCGCGATCCGGCTGGACCCGAAGCGCTGCCCGGCGGCGATCCGCGAGCGTGGCGGCGGCGTCGTCGGCGCCCACCGCGCGCTGATCGGCGCGCTTTCGCGGGTGCGCAACGCGCTGGAGTCGCAGGGCGTGCCGACCCGGCCGCTCGACCCGGACGAGCTGCTGCGCGCGAGCATTTCGGCCGCGGAGCTGACTTCGGTCGCCGGCTCGCCGAACCGGGTGACGCTGCAGGAGCGCTGGTCCGGCGTGACCGCGGCCGGCATCGGCCACGCGAGCTACGCGATCACCGGCTGGCCGAAGGGCAAGATCTCCGGCAGCTTGAACGCGCTGACGAGCGTCCGCGCGCTGTCGTCGACGCTCGCGATGTCGATTTCCCCGGCGTCCGACGAAGGCAAGATCGGGCTGCGCGGCGTGGTCCGGCTGAGCGCGCGCAACCCGCGTGAGCTCGACGCCGCCGACCAGCGGCTGCGGGGCCTGGCCGAGCGCCTGGACGTGAACCTGACGCCGCTGCGCGGGCTGCAGGTCTCCGCGTTCGCCGCGACGCTGCCGATCGGAGGAACAGCATGA
- a CDS encoding adenylate kinase, which yields MTRLVLVGPPGAGKGTQAEALSEQLRVPHISTGELFRAHVGQETPLGQEAKRYLDSGELVPDSVTNEMVRERLAEPDAKAGFLLDGFPRNTKQAEVLGEILGDADVSLDAVIQLQVPEDVVVARLMSRGRADDTEEVIRRRQQIYVSDTAPLLEYYADILVVVDGVGSVEEISGRVLKALRDRT from the coding sequence GTGACACGGCTGGTTCTCGTGGGTCCGCCCGGCGCGGGCAAAGGTACGCAGGCGGAGGCCCTGTCGGAGCAGCTGCGCGTGCCGCACATCTCCACGGGCGAGCTGTTCCGCGCGCACGTCGGCCAGGAGACCCCGCTGGGCCAGGAAGCGAAGCGCTACCTGGACTCGGGCGAGCTCGTGCCCGACTCGGTCACGAACGAAATGGTCCGCGAGCGCCTGGCGGAGCCGGACGCGAAGGCCGGCTTCCTGCTCGACGGCTTCCCCCGCAACACCAAGCAGGCCGAGGTCCTCGGCGAGATCCTCGGCGACGCCGACGTCTCGCTCGACGCCGTGATCCAGCTGCAGGTGCCGGAGGACGTCGTCGTGGCGCGCCTCATGTCCCGCGGCCGCGCCGACGACACCGAAGAGGTCATCCGCCGGCGTCAGCAGATCTACGTCTCGGACACCGCGCCGCTGCTGGAGTACTACGCCGACATCCTCGTGGTCGTCGACGGCGTCGGCAGCGTCGAGGAGATCTCCGGCCGGGTGCTGAAAGCGCTGCGCGACCGCACGTGA
- a CDS encoding LysE family translocator translates to MSWLLVFFGASVLIALTPGANNLLGLHHGMTHGVRRGLAGLLGRLTAFTLLIAAVAAGLGQLLAASETALTIIKWAGAAYLLYLGVRILWSTIRHKGDEPDSPQAKAEPATAWRVARKEFGVAITNPKAILIFTAFVPQFIDAAHGPFPAQIALLGAVYLLAEFLAGSVYVGVGAAVKSIELTRRARRNVDRGTGVVLVGLAGVLATSTA, encoded by the coding sequence ATGTCGTGGCTGCTGGTCTTCTTCGGGGCGTCCGTGCTCATCGCGCTTACGCCAGGGGCGAACAACCTGCTCGGTCTCCACCACGGGATGACGCACGGTGTTCGCCGCGGCCTCGCCGGCCTGCTCGGCCGCCTGACCGCGTTCACGCTGTTGATCGCCGCCGTGGCGGCCGGGCTCGGGCAGCTGCTGGCCGCCTCCGAGACCGCCCTCACGATCATCAAGTGGGCCGGCGCCGCCTACCTGCTCTACCTCGGCGTCCGGATCCTGTGGTCGACCATCCGGCACAAGGGCGACGAACCGGACAGTCCCCAAGCGAAGGCCGAACCGGCGACGGCGTGGCGCGTCGCGCGCAAGGAGTTCGGTGTCGCGATCACCAACCCGAAGGCGATCCTCATCTTCACGGCGTTCGTCCCGCAGTTCATCGACGCAGCTCACGGGCCCTTTCCGGCCCAGATCGCGCTGCTGGGCGCGGTCTACCTGCTGGCCGAGTTCCTGGCCGGCTCGGTGTACGTCGGCGTCGGCGCCGCGGTGAAGTCGATCGAGCTGACGCGGCGGGCGCGGCGCAACGTCGATCGCGGCACCGGCGTGGTCCTCGTGGGGCTGGCCGGCGTGCTCGCGACGTCGACGGCTTGA
- a CDS encoding DNA-directed RNA polymerase subunit alpha, protein MLISQRPALGEETVNETRSRFTIEPLEPGFGYTLGNSLRRTLLSSIPGAAVTSIRIDGVLHEFTTVPGVKEDVTDIILNLKELVVSSEEDEPVTMYLRKQGPGEVTAADIVPPAGVTVHNPDLHIASLNGKGKLEIELVVERGRGYVPALQNKQAGAEIGRIPVDSIYSPVLKVTYKVEATRVEQRTDFDKLILDVETKPSITPRDAVASAGKTLVELFGLARELNVDAEGIEIGPSPQEADTIAAYAMPIEDLDLTVRSYNCLKREGIHTVGELVSRSEADLLDIRNFGAKSIDEVKLKLVGLGLALKDSPPGFDPTAAAASYDGEGWSEGVGGIADGISDGHDDGQDYAETEQL, encoded by the coding sequence ATGCTGATTTCCCAGCGGCCGGCTCTCGGCGAAGAGACGGTCAACGAGACCCGCTCCCGGTTCACCATCGAACCGCTGGAGCCCGGCTTCGGCTACACGCTCGGCAACTCGCTGCGTCGTACGCTGCTGTCGTCCATCCCGGGCGCGGCCGTGACGAGCATCCGCATCGACGGCGTGCTGCACGAGTTCACCACCGTTCCCGGGGTGAAGGAAGACGTCACCGACATCATCCTGAACCTCAAGGAGCTCGTGGTGTCCTCGGAAGAGGACGAGCCGGTCACCATGTACCTGCGCAAGCAGGGCCCCGGTGAGGTCACGGCGGCCGACATCGTGCCTCCGGCCGGCGTCACCGTGCACAACCCGGACCTGCACATCGCGTCGCTGAACGGCAAGGGCAAGCTCGAGATCGAGCTCGTCGTCGAGCGCGGCCGCGGTTACGTTCCGGCCCTGCAGAACAAGCAGGCGGGCGCGGAGATCGGCCGGATCCCGGTCGACTCGATCTACTCGCCGGTGCTGAAGGTGACGTACAAGGTCGAGGCCACCCGTGTCGAGCAGCGCACCGACTTCGACAAGCTGATCCTGGACGTCGAGACCAAGCCGTCGATCACGCCGCGCGACGCGGTCGCGTCGGCCGGCAAGACGCTGGTGGAGCTGTTCGGTCTCGCCCGCGAGCTGAACGTCGACGCCGAGGGCATCGAGATCGGCCCGTCGCCGCAGGAAGCGGACACCATCGCTGCCTACGCGATGCCGATCGAGGACCTGGACCTCACCGTCCGGTCGTACAACTGCCTCAAGCGCGAAGGCATCCACACGGTGGGCGAGCTGGTCTCGCGCAGCGAGGCGGACCTGCTCGACATCCGCAACTTCGGCGCCAAGTCGATCGACGAGGTCAAGCTCAAGCTCGTCGGCCTCGGCCTCGCGCTGAAGGACAGCCCGCCCGGGTTCGACCCGACCGCGGCTGCCGCCAGCTACGACGGTGAAGGCTGGTCGGAGGGTGTCGGTGGCATCGCCGACGGGATTTCGGACGGCCACGACGATGGCCAGGACTACGCAGAGACCGAGCAGCTCTAG
- the rpsM gene encoding 30S ribosomal protein S13 produces MARLAGVDLPREKRLEIALTYIYGIGRTRSKQLIKAAELNADTRVKDLSDDDLAKLRTYIEENFKVEGDLRREVNADIRRKIEIGCYEGLRWRRGLPVRGQRTKTNARTRKGPKKTVAGKKKAGKK; encoded by the coding sequence ATGGCACGACTCGCTGGCGTAGACCTCCCCCGCGAAAAGCGGTTGGAGATCGCGCTTACGTACATCTACGGCATCGGCCGTACCCGCTCGAAGCAGCTGATCAAGGCTGCCGAGCTCAACGCGGACACCCGCGTCAAAGACCTCAGCGATGACGACCTCGCGAAGCTGCGTACGTACATCGAAGAGAACTTCAAGGTCGAGGGTGACCTTCGCCGCGAGGTGAACGCCGACATCCGTCGGAAGATCGAGATCGGGTGCTACGAGGGCCTTCGCTGGCGCCGCGGACTTCCCGTCCGTGGTCAGCGCACGAAGACCAACGCCCGTACCCGCAAGGGTCCGAAGAAGACGGTCGCCGGCAAGAAGAAGGCTGGCAAGAAGTGA
- the infA gene encoding translation initiation factor IF-1: MAKKDGAIEVEGRVVEPLPNAMFRVELENGHKVLAHISGKMRQHYIRILPEDRVVVELSPYDLSRGRIVYRYK; this comes from the coding sequence ATGGCGAAGAAAGACGGGGCCATCGAGGTCGAAGGCCGCGTAGTCGAGCCGCTCCCCAACGCGATGTTCCGCGTCGAGTTGGAGAACGGTCACAAGGTCCTGGCACACATCAGCGGCAAGATGCGGCAGCACTACATCCGCATCCTGCCCGAGGACAGGGTTGTCGTGGAGCTCTCGCCCTACGACCTCTCTCGTGGTCGCATCGTCTACCGCTACAAGTGA
- the rpsD gene encoding 30S ribosomal protein S4 produces the protein MARYTGPATRISRRLKVDLIGGDQAFERRPYPPGQHGRGRIKESEYLLQSQEKQKARYTYGVLERQFVRYYKEAVRRPGKTGENLLQILESRLDNVIYRAGIARTRRQARQLVSHGHFLVNGVKVNVPSYQVSKWDIIDVRPKSFSMLPLVVAKESYGDRPVPAWLQVVQSNLRVLVHQLPERAQIDVPVQEQLIVELYSK, from the coding sequence ATGGCTCGTTACACCGGCCCCGCGACGCGTATTTCGCGTCGCCTCAAGGTTGACCTCATCGGCGGCGACCAGGCTTTCGAGCGTCGCCCCTACCCGCCGGGCCAGCACGGCCGCGGGCGCATCAAGGAGTCCGAGTACCTCCTGCAGTCGCAGGAGAAGCAGAAGGCTCGCTACACCTACGGCGTTCTCGAGCGTCAGTTCGTCCGGTACTACAAGGAAGCCGTCCGGCGTCCTGGCAAGACCGGTGAGAACCTGCTGCAGATCCTCGAGTCCCGCCTGGACAACGTGATCTACCGCGCCGGCATCGCCCGCACCCGCCGTCAGGCGCGTCAGCTGGTGAGCCACGGCCACTTCCTGGTCAACGGCGTCAAGGTCAACGTCCCGTCCTACCAGGTCTCGAAGTGGGACATCATCGACGTGCGGCCGAAGTCGTTCTCGATGCTGCCCCTGGTCGTGGCCAAGGAGTCCTACGGCGACCGTCCGGTCCCGGCGTGGCTGCAGGTCGTCCAGTCCAACCTCCGCGTGCTGGTCCACCAGCTGCCGGAGCGCGCGCAGATCGATGTTCCGGTCCAGGAACAGCTGATCGTCGAGCTTTACTCGAAGTAG
- the rpmJ gene encoding 50S ribosomal protein L36, with amino-acid sequence MKVQPSVKKICDKCKVIRRHGRIMVICENLRHKQRQG; translated from the coding sequence GTGAAGGTCCAGCCGAGCGTCAAGAAGATCTGCGACAAGTGCAAGGTGATCCGCCGGCACGGCCGGATCATGGTGATCTGCGAGAACCTGCGGCACAAGCAGCGGCAGGGCTGA
- the secY gene encoding preprotein translocase subunit SecY gives MFSAFRSALATPDLRKKILFTLAIVAVYRIGATIPAPGISYGAVQACSSQAQQEGVYQLLNLFSGGALLQLSLFSTGIMPYITASIIIQLLTVVIPRFEELKKEGQSGQGKLTQYTRYLTVALAILQATGVVALADRKQLFPDCDQPIIPDNSVYSLAIIVITMTAGTAVMMWLGELITERGVGNGMSVLIFLNIAARIPVEGGNILSNGGGVALTMICVFGLVIIASVIFVEQGQRRIPVQYAKRMIGRRMYGGTSTYLPIKVNQAGVIPVIFASSLLYLPDLISRLVGDQNSNSGWQVFIKNYIVNQSSWVHIALYFALIIFFTYFYITITFNVDERAEEMKKFGGFIPGIRPGRPTAEYLSFVLGRITLPGSLYLGIIAILPNFFLSVTGSGNNQNFPFGGTAVLIMVGVGLDTVKQIESQLMQRNYEGFLK, from the coding sequence GTGTTCAGCGCCTTCCGCTCGGCTCTCGCGACGCCGGATCTACGCAAGAAGATCCTGTTCACGCTAGCCATCGTCGCGGTCTACCGAATCGGTGCGACCATCCCGGCACCCGGGATCTCCTACGGGGCGGTACAGGCCTGTAGCTCCCAGGCGCAGCAGGAAGGCGTCTACCAGCTGCTGAACCTGTTCAGCGGCGGTGCGCTGCTGCAGCTGTCGCTCTTCTCGACCGGGATCATGCCGTACATCACGGCGAGCATCATCATCCAGCTGCTGACCGTGGTCATCCCGCGGTTCGAGGAGCTGAAGAAGGAAGGCCAGTCCGGCCAGGGCAAGCTGACCCAGTACACCCGGTACCTGACGGTCGCGCTGGCGATCCTGCAGGCCACCGGCGTGGTCGCGCTCGCGGACCGCAAGCAGCTCTTCCCGGACTGCGACCAGCCGATCATCCCGGACAACAGCGTCTACTCGCTCGCCATCATCGTCATCACGATGACCGCGGGCACCGCCGTCATGATGTGGCTGGGTGAGCTGATCACCGAGCGCGGCGTCGGCAACGGCATGTCCGTCCTGATCTTCCTGAACATCGCCGCGCGCATCCCCGTCGAGGGCGGCAACATCCTCAGCAACGGCGGTGGCGTCGCGCTGACGATGATCTGCGTCTTCGGCTTGGTGATCATCGCGAGCGTCATCTTCGTCGAGCAGGGGCAGCGCCGGATCCCGGTGCAGTACGCCAAGCGCATGATCGGCCGCCGGATGTACGGCGGCACGTCGACCTACCTGCCGATCAAGGTGAACCAGGCCGGCGTCATCCCGGTCATCTTCGCGTCTTCCCTGCTGTACCTGCCGGACCTGATCAGCCGCCTCGTCGGCGACCAGAACAGCAACTCCGGCTGGCAGGTCTTCATCAAGAACTACATCGTGAACCAGTCCAGCTGGGTGCACATCGCGCTGTACTTCGCCCTGATCATCTTCTTCACGTACTTCTACATCACGATCACGTTCAACGTGGACGAGCGTGCGGAAGAGATGAAGAAGTTCGGCGGGTTCATCCCGGGCATCCGCCCGGGCCGCCCGACGGCGGAGTACCTGAGCTTCGTGCTCGGCCGGATCACCCTTCCGGGTTCGCTGTACCTGGGCATCATCGCGATCCTTCCGAACTTCTTCCTGTCGGTGACCGGTAGCGGGAACAACCAGAACTTCCCGTTCGGTGGCACGGCTGTGCTGATCATGGTCGGTGTCGGGCTCGACACCGTGAAGCAGATCGAAAGCCAGCTGATGCAGCGCAACTACGAAGGGTTCTTGAAGTGA
- the rpsK gene encoding 30S ribosomal protein S11, producing the protein MPPKSRTAAGAKKVRRKEKKNVAHGHAHIKSTFNNTIVSITDPTGAVIAWASSGHVGFKGSRKSTPFAAQMAAENAARKAAEHGMKKVDVFVKGPGSGRETAIRSLQAAGLEVGTIQDVTPQPHNGCRPPKRRRV; encoded by the coding sequence ATGCCACCGAAGTCTCGTACTGCGGCCGGGGCCAAGAAGGTCCGCCGCAAGGAAAAGAAGAATGTCGCGCACGGTCACGCGCACATCAAGAGCACCTTCAACAACACCATCGTCTCGATCACGGACCCGACCGGTGCCGTGATCGCGTGGGCGTCGAGTGGTCACGTGGGCTTCAAGGGCTCCCGTAAGTCCACCCCGTTCGCCGCGCAGATGGCCGCCGAGAACGCTGCCCGCAAGGCCGCCGAGCACGGCATGAAGAAGGTCGACGTCTTCGTGAAGGGCCCGGGTTCGGGTCGCGAGACGGCGATCCGCTCGCTGCAGGCGGCCGGCCTCGAGGTCGGCACCATCCAGGACGTGACCCCGCAGCCTCACAACGGCTGCCGCCCGCCCAAGCGGCGCCGGGTCTGA
- the rplQ gene encoding 50S ribosomal protein L17, sunset domain variant has translation MPTPTKGARLGGSSAHERLILANLATQLFEHGKITTTEAKAKRVRPLAEKLITKAKRGDLHNRRQVQRVVRDKDVVHKLFAEIGPHFAERDGGYTRITKTMPRKGDNAKMAVIELVPEKTVTSEAERARKTKFAKDEKPAAAVEAPATEEAASEAPYGEGSHAALEDGTQPEGFPIKGNDESKYYHTEESPYYEQTKAEVWFASAEAAEAAGFSLPPSQQDDES, from the coding sequence ATGCCCACCCCTACCAAGGGAGCCCGGCTCGGCGGGTCGTCCGCGCACGAGCGGCTGATCCTGGCCAACTTGGCCACGCAGCTGTTCGAGCACGGCAAGATCACGACGACCGAGGCGAAGGCCAAGCGGGTCCGCCCGCTGGCCGAGAAGCTGATCACCAAGGCGAAGCGGGGCGACCTGCACAACCGTCGTCAGGTGCAGCGCGTCGTCCGTGACAAGGACGTCGTCCACAAGCTGTTCGCCGAGATCGGTCCGCACTTCGCGGAGCGCGACGGTGGCTACACCCGGATCACCAAGACGATGCCGCGCAAGGGCGACAACGCCAAGATGGCGGTCATCGAACTGGTGCCCGAGAAGACCGTGACTTCGGAAGCCGAGCGGGCTCGCAAGACCAAGTTCGCGAAGGACGAGAAGCCGGCCGCCGCGGTCGAGGCCCCCGCCACCGAGGAAGCCGCTTCGGAGGCTCCCTACGGTGAGGGCAGCCACGCCGCGCTCGAGGACGGGACGCAGCCCGAGGGCTTCCCGATCAAGGGCAACGACGAGTCGAAGTACTACCACACCGAGGAAAGCCCGTACTACGAGCAGACCAAGGCCGAGGTGTGGTTCGCCTCCGCCGAGGCTGCCGAAGCCGCGGGCTTCTCGCTGCCGCCGTCGCAGCAGGACGACGAGTCCTGA